The Arabidopsis thaliana chromosome 5, partial sequence genomic interval atttccTAATCTAACACATTAAATCCCccaatttacaaaaattaaccACTCTCACTACTTAAATTTCTAATTGATCAAAATCGATCccactaaataaaaaatcaaataaaaatcggaaaagacaaaaaaaaatgaaatcagaCGTGAAGATCATCTCCGAAGAGGTAGAGAAGCCGTTCAACGGCCCAGCTAGGTTCGTTCTTCGTCGGCCAATCACCACACGACGTCGTATTAGCAGCAAGTAGCGGAGTTCTACAAAGAGGACACGTACGGTGATTATCCTCCTCACCTTCGTTATTCTCATCACCACCGCAACATTCATAATCCAACCACCGGTCAATACACTCACGGTGAAACATATGGCTACAGTTCCTGAGTTCTCTAACCTCATCTCCATCTTCCAGATCTCCGAGACACACAGCGCAGGTGTCGTTGATCATCGCCGGAGATCTCTCAGCTGCGTCACGGAACGTCGTCACGGAGAGGCTTTCTTTGATCGCCTGTGAGGAAATCGAAGGACAGGCGGAAGTGGAAGAAGAGGTGGATCTGGATCTGGATCGGTAGCGTAAGATCCAAGCGAGGATCCATCTCAAGACGGTGATGAGAACAGCCATTTTGTAGAGAAGCTGAGTGACTATGAGACCAGAATCTTCGATGAAGAAGCTCATTGTGATGACTTTGCTCAAGTATGTgcgtttgtgtgtgtgtgtgagagagagagagagagagagaaggggAGGAGAAAGTGGAGAATGAGATTCGTTTTTAATAGAGGAATAAAGCTGCTTGTTgctgatgaatgatgatgctTTGCTTTATCTTTATTAGTGGAGCCTTTAAATTTTTctactattttcattttagtttaatttaaactttaaattaggtttattttgagtttaattattttaattttcaagtTGCTTGGagatgattttatatatattacaaaacagGTGTCAAGTTTTCAATTGTGATGATGTACATGACTAAAAAGCTATgttggtttttaaaaattgggaATATTCTgctttaattattatgtaatGGGTGAACAatagtatatgatttttaattagtcGATGATGAGACACATAATTGCTGCTTTACATGATTAGTTTAAACGAATCATTCAAATAATGTTGAAATTTGGAGATACTCAAAAGATTCCGGTCCAAATATGAGTAATGAAGGAGAATATAGGGGTCATTATGTGaaagttttaaacaaaagattctTACAGTTTTGGGCCGTGTGTGTAACGAGTGAGTGGGGGGACAAAACTgcaaatttataaaagttaatAGACTatgacaagaagaaacaagtaaATGACGTGGGAACATTGCAATTTCGTAAAAGTTATAGACtatgaattaataatgatGATAGGAATCAAGTAAATGACGTTTGCCTAAGTATTTTGTGCCGTTCGTGTCACACTTtagtttttgccttttttttttctttagcaaAGCACCCCTAAAGAGaaacattattttatgttttgttatcttGTTTTTGATGGGAGATGACCATTTGATGACCATAAAGAGAGATAAATACTGTAATATGTTAAGTTGATTGCTTACAATATATTACTATGATAAGCTGATTGTATATGGCGTCATTTCTGGCTTTTGGCCCATACGCAGAGACAATTTTTCTATCTACCTTACGTGATTATTGACCGGCCaatatgttaattatattttaatacttaCGCTTATGTAATACCTTTTTCTCTAATGAATGATATGGACTGATTTACAAATACTCCATTAATAGTTGATCAATCCCATTGGTCTTGCTTTCGTTGTCCATATGACTCATACTCGACCCGAATTTCACAGTCTAGGAAAATGAATCGGGTATATGATAGGATAACGCAACTAACTGTTTGGGAATATAGTATATTCATAAAGTCCAATGAGTTATTTTGTATCCTAGTCATTATTAGTTTGctacaaaagaatcaaataaaaatggtgGCCTTGACAAAAAATTGTAGTAATCAGGAGATTATCAAAACAAGACAAGGTATCAACAACAAACGTTTAAGAGATTTCTTCACAAAGGAATATGCATTGCTCTGTCTTGATCTCCCAGGAACtataataaagataaagagtcTTGAATAACAGAATCGTGATAAATTCTTGAAAATCGAACACCTTTGGAAGCCCAAATTTAAACCTAGGATGACATGTCAACCAATCTATCGAACCTTGTCCCTAGAGTCTAGACTATGAATTCATGTCGGCtcaatattatttgttttattataattttctgaaaatgtaTAGTTTATGCATTTCCATTAAAATTTCTTGATAAACTGGTGCACTTTTTTTGTGGGACTTTTAACTGTTTGGTAAAAGAAGTTGAAATATATGAAACCAtgaattcaaatcaaatcatatataaaacaacaaaatcgaaaaacaaacatattttttctgGTAAGACGATTGATAAAGGGTCGCTATAATTAAAGTTTGCGATTGCAAGGACCCATGTTTTGATCTGCTCTGCTTTATAATGTGGTTTGGTCGGTTGACCAAACCTTTACAACGCAAAACTACCTCATCGTTGTAGGTGATGAATGATATACCttatagatatttatttatatataagatgGCCTACGATTTTTTCAGAAATGGGATCCTTCAAGTTTTCCTTTGGTATCCAAATAACTTACGTTTTGGTActtcgtttttcttttccacaCATCCCTATTATATCAGAACCATCTCAGTGAAAATGCCAAAATGGGATGCAGGTAGAAACAGAAGACACAACGTCAcaaccaaacaaattaaaaactttggaGCTAACACTTTTTTCAAACGTCTAaattcaaactcaaaacaagattaaaaggaaacaaaacaaaaagatgagtTCTAAGGAGGAgcaaaacattaaacatatTAGAAAAGTTGTATTCTGATCCAAATCGAAAACACAATCATGGAATCTCTAGGCTCCCACCACGTTCATGTGTTTGTGTTGAGTTTTTCACATCCTGTCTTCTCTCCTCCTAGGAGCACATGTAATGATTTCATCCACTCGCAATATCATCTCAGATGCTTCTGTGGCTGAAAGCAGAACCGCTTGCTTCACTTTGAATGCTTCATAGATTCCTCTCTCTTCCATATCTCCTACCTGTAAAcaatcaatcatcatcatcacaattCAAGTCTAGCCTTGCACATTCAATGGCGAATCCTAATGTTTATAAAGTTTACTTACAGCTCCAGTGATGACGTCGATCCCAGCGTTACACCCTTCAGTGTGGTGCTCTGCACGAAGCTGAGCAACCAATTCGGCACTGTCTAAACCAGCGTTGTCAGCGATTGTTGTCGGTATAGCAACTAGAGCACGTGAGAAAGCTTCAATGGCATGAGATTTTTTGCCAGCAGTTTTCCTTGCAAGCTCATCTACTTCCTTTGCCATCACCATCTCTGGCCATCCACCTCCAAGCAAAACTCTAGTATCATTCACTGTTTGAGAGAGTACACATAAGGCATCATGGAGTGATCTTTCAGCCTCATCTAGGACATGGTGActgcaagaaaaaagaaccCATACAAAAATTGATTAGTGAATTAGAAACAGAATAAAGTTTAGACGAAGTCTTTCAAGTAATGGGAGTGAAAATGGATACCTGGCCCCTCTTAGGACAATTGAACAAGCCTGGCCCATTTCACAACCAGAGAAATGAATCAACTTGTCTTCACCAATCATGATTTCTTCTATAAGCTTGCAATGCCCAAGCTTAACAGACTCTGGGTTGTCAAAGGTCGAAGCAATTTCACCACCAGTAACCAAACCAAGACGCTCTATTCCCTCAAAGTCAGCATGCTCAATAGCAAGTATACCAGCATCAGCAAAGAGTTCCTCAGGGAAATTGTAGATCAACTGCCTGTTAACAAAGCAGTTGATTCCGTGGCCTATGATCTTCTTCACCTTgtctttcattttttccttctcaGCCCCTTCAATCTCAGCAACCTTGGTCATGGAATCCACACGGACACGTGCACCGTAAATCTTCACTTTATCGGTATCCATAGCAGTATTAGCTACTAAGATATTTGCATTCTCTATGCGCTTAGGCTGCCCAATTCCTATTTTCTTGTCAAGAATAAACCTACAGGCATAGATTTTAAGTTGAGGTGACATGAGACCATATTACtcgatagaagaagaaacacaacacaacaagaTGACATGATGACTATCAACATTCCAAAATAACACTATAAATGAAATTAAGGTGCGTAAgctatgaagaagaaaagaaacacgACAGAGTTACCATGAACAGATGAATACTAAAGAAAGATCAATAGCTCAGAAAACTGAATTTGAACTGACGCCAAAGGCACAAAGTGTTGTCTTACCCTTCATCCAAAAACGAATCCTTCAGAGACCCTCCAGGTTTTTTGATGATCTGAATAGCTTCCAAGTTTG includes:
- a CDS encoding TCP-1/cpn60 chaperonin family protein (TCP-1/cpn60 chaperonin family protein; FUNCTIONS IN: unfolded protein binding, ATP binding; INVOLVED IN: protein folding, cellular protein metabolic process; LOCATED IN: anchored to plasma membrane, cell wall; EXPRESSED IN: 24 plant structures; EXPRESSED DURING: 14 growth stages; CONTAINS InterPro DOMAIN/s: Chaperonin Cpn60/TCP-1 (InterPro:IPR002423), Chaperone, tailless complex polypeptide 1 (InterPro:IPR017998), T-complex protein 1, beta subunit (InterPro:IPR012716), Chaperonin TCP-1, conserved site (InterPro:IPR002194); BEST Arabidopsis thaliana protein match is: TCP-1/cpn60 chaperonin family protein (TAIR:AT3G11830.1); Has 19831 Blast hits to 19435 proteins in 3922 species: Archae - 807; Bacteria - 9602; Metazoa - 2181; Fungi - 1427; Plants - 861; Viruses - 0; Other Eukaryotes - 4953 (source: NCBI BLink).), with the protein product MPIDKIFKDDASEEKGERARMASFVGAMAISDLVKSTLGPKGMDKILQSTGRGHAVTVTNDGATILKSLHIDNPAAKVLVDISKVQDDEVGDGTTSVVVLAGELLREAEKLVASKIHPMTIIAGYRMASECARNALLKRVIDNKDNAEKFRSDLLKIAMTTLCSKILSQDKEHFAEMAVDAVFRLKGSTNLEAIQIIKKPGGSLKDSFLDEGFILDKKIGIGQPKRIENANILVANTAMDTDKVKIYGARVRVDSMTKVAEIEGAEKEKMKDKVKKIIGHGINCFVNRQLIYNFPEELFADAGILAIEHADFEGIERLGLVTGGEIASTFDNPESVKLGHCKLIEEIMIGEDKLIHFSGCEMGQACSIVLRGASHHVLDEAERSLHDALCVLSQTVNDTRVLLGGGWPEMVMAKEVDELARKTAGKKSHAIEAFSRALVAIPTTIADNAGLDSAELVAQLRAEHHTEGCNAGIDVITGAVGDMEERGIYEAFKVKQAVLLSATEASEMILRVDEIITCAPRRREDRM
- a CDS encoding RING/U-box superfamily protein (RING/U-box superfamily protein; FUNCTIONS IN: zinc ion binding; INVOLVED IN: biological_process unknown; LOCATED IN: cellular_component unknown; EXPRESSED IN: 22 plant structures; EXPRESSED DURING: 13 growth stages; CONTAINS InterPro DOMAIN/s: Zinc finger, RING-type (InterPro:IPR001841), Zinc finger, C3HC4 RING-type (InterPro:IPR018957); BEST Arabidopsis thaliana protein match is: RING/U-box superfamily protein (TAIR:AT3G43430.1); Has 30201 Blast hits to 17322 proteins in 780 species: Archae - 12; Bacteria - 1396; Metazoa - 17338; Fungi - 3422; Plants - 5037; Viruses - 0; Other Eukaryotes - 2996 (source: NCBI BLink).) gives rise to the protein MSFFIEDSGLIVTQLLYKMAVLITVLRWILAWILRYRSRSRSTSSSTSACPSISSQAIKESLSVTTFRDAAERSPAMINDTCAVCLGDLEDGDEVRELRNCSHMFHRECIDRWLDYECCGGDENNEGEEDNHRTCPLCRTPLLAANTTSCGDWPTKNEPSWAVERLLYLFGDDLHV